A single region of the Salipaludibacillus sp. LMS25 genome encodes:
- a CDS encoding HPr family phosphocarrier protein, which translates to MKLTVKKPIFAESASFFVNQASQVSGKVIIKKDHWVIDAKSLLGVLALSLQPGQEIDLEVDESESDQFLKIITEEGLVEK; encoded by the coding sequence ATGAAGTTAACGGTTAAAAAACCTATTTTTGCTGAGTCTGCAAGTTTTTTTGTCAACCAAGCCAGTCAAGTCTCCGGAAAGGTTATTATTAAAAAAGATCACTGGGTAATTGATGCGAAAAGTCTCTTAGGTGTTTTGGCATTGTCTCTCCAGCCAGGTCAAGAGATCGATTTAGAAGTGGACGAGTCAGAGAGTGATCAATTTCTTAAAATAATTACAGAAGAAGGTCTTGTTGAGAAGTAG
- a CDS encoding peptidase U32 family protein, translating to MKIPELLVTPTTVKDIDSLIDAGATAIMIGEEAFGLRLAGEFKRHDIEKAVTIAHSRRVKVYVAMNALFHNDTLPLLPDYIKFLDKVGVDAIVFGDPAVLMNVRKYAPTMTLHWNTETTATNWYTANYWGRKGAARAVLARELNMDAMVEIKEASEVEIEVQVHGMTCMFQSKRMLVGNYMSFQGKDLKVEGRSKDRSLILHDPERDAKYPIWEDANGTHIMSPKDMCIIDELEDLLEAEVDSLKIDGILKDAPYLCSVTALYRKAIDLYVSDPASYAEAKDSLLDEIKAVQPCNRDLDTGFFFKETVY from the coding sequence ATGAAGATACCTGAGCTATTAGTGACACCTACAACTGTTAAAGATATTGATTCTCTCATAGATGCCGGTGCCACAGCTATCATGATCGGAGAAGAGGCATTTGGCTTACGGTTAGCGGGGGAGTTTAAACGTCATGATATTGAAAAGGCGGTAACGATTGCCCATAGTAGAAGGGTTAAAGTTTATGTGGCTATGAATGCCTTATTTCATAATGACACGTTGCCATTGCTGCCGGACTATATTAAATTTCTGGATAAAGTAGGGGTCGATGCTATCGTTTTTGGTGACCCAGCAGTCCTTATGAATGTGAGGAAATACGCACCTACAATGACGCTTCATTGGAATACAGAAACGACTGCTACAAATTGGTATACGGCAAACTATTGGGGCAGAAAAGGTGCTGCAAGAGCTGTCCTTGCTAGAGAATTAAACATGGATGCTATGGTTGAAATTAAAGAGGCGTCAGAAGTGGAAATTGAAGTGCAAGTTCACGGCATGACCTGTATGTTTCAATCAAAACGTATGCTTGTAGGTAACTATATGTCTTTCCAAGGGAAAGATTTGAAAGTAGAGGGGCGGAGTAAAGATCGGAGTTTAATTTTGCATGATCCAGAAAGAGATGCTAAGTACCCGATATGGGAAGATGCAAATGGTACACATATTATGAGCCCTAAGGATATGTGTATTATTGATGAACTAGAAGACTTGCTTGAAGCAGAAGTTGATTCACTTAAAATAGATGGCATTTTAAAGGATGCCCCTTATTTATGTTCTGTGACAGCATTGTATCGAAAAGCAATCGATTTATATGTGAGTGATCCTGCTTCATATGCCGAGGCGAAAGATAGTCTACTGGATGAAATAAAAGCTGTTCAGCCGTGTAACAGGGATCTAGACACAGGCTTTTTCTTTAAGGAAACAGTCTATTAA
- a CDS encoding YrrS family protein, translated as MNSSQEDELEETNEDNSDTNNDSNNDSDNDNEANDHESNDNGSNDNVEDGEWGPIGTVQEEPFTAVYKENHVNWDEMTRALQYATGLSGEEMTVWYIRNGGDHQTAIGTVSTSEKKHSPYEVTLSWVENEGWMPVSVEKKNSNPYIHN; from the coding sequence ATTAACAGTTCACAAGAGGATGAATTAGAAGAGACGAACGAAGACAATTCCGACACTAATAATGATTCTAATAATGATTCTGATAATGACAATGAGGCTAATGATCATGAGTCTAATGACAATGGGTCTAATGACAATGTTGAGGATGGCGAATGGGGACCGATAGGGACGGTTCAGGAAGAGCCTTTTACAGCCGTTTATAAAGAAAACCATGTGAACTGGGATGAAATGACGCGAGCTTTACAATATGCCACAGGGCTAAGTGGAGAAGAGATGACAGTGTGGTACATTAGAAATGGTGGAGATCACCAAACAGCTATTGGGACTGTTAGTACGTCAGAGAAAAAACATAGTCCGTATGAAGTGACTCTTTCTTGGGTTGAAAATGAAGGTTGGATGCCTGTCTCTGTGGAGAAAAAGAATTCGAACCCATACATTCATAACTAA
- a CDS encoding DUF2536 family protein has translation MIFQPDSLKDKVEFFEAGSLIELEKRITKKIEENQALMLEVHHVSHNVTYTPTGKKYYTAVVHFKQPSK, from the coding sequence ATGATCTTTCAGCCCGATAGCCTAAAAGATAAAGTAGAATTTTTTGAAGCTGGCTCGCTTATTGAGTTAGAAAAACGTATTACAAAAAAAATTGAAGAGAACCAAGCTCTCATGCTTGAAGTTCATCATGTGTCACATAACGTTACTTACACGCCCACAGGGAAAAAATATTACACAGCTGTAGTCCATTTCAAACAACCTTCAAAATAA
- the greA gene encoding transcription elongation factor GreA, which produces MAEEKHYMTLEGKEKLEKELEFLKTERRKEVVERIKVARSFGDLSENSEYDSAKEEQAFVEGRIQQIETMIRNAEIIEEDKDSSVVSLGKKVTFKELPDGEEEQYVIVGRAEADPLEGKISNDSPMAQSLIGKGTGDQVVVSTPGGDMKVEITEVQ; this is translated from the coding sequence ATGGCAGAAGAGAAGCATTATATGACATTGGAAGGTAAAGAAAAACTAGAAAAAGAATTAGAATTTCTGAAAACGGAACGACGGAAAGAAGTCGTTGAACGCATAAAAGTAGCAAGAAGCTTCGGAGATCTATCGGAAAACTCTGAGTATGACTCAGCGAAAGAAGAGCAAGCGTTTGTGGAAGGGCGAATTCAACAGATTGAAACGATGATCCGTAATGCAGAAATAATTGAAGAAGATAAAGATAGCTCCGTTGTATCACTAGGAAAAAAGGTTACATTTAAAGAACTACCTGACGGTGAAGAAGAGCAATATGTTATCGTTGGCCGGGCAGAGGCTGATCCATTAGAAGGTAAAATTTCAAATGATTCTCCAATGGCCCAAAGTCTCATTGGTAAAGGAACAGGGGATCAAGTGGTGGTCTCCACACCTGGTGGAGATATGAAGGTTGAAATCACAGAAGTACAATAA
- a CDS encoding O-methyltransferase, translated as MKKNEKTVNYHTSLIRKRSDDIMALEQIAKKDNIPIMEIDGIETMLQFLRVHQSQRILEIGTAIGYSGIRMLQTLPEAELYTIERDEIRMENAVENAVKCGVGSRFHVISGDALNVHETVRAYAPFDVLFIDAAKGHYSSFFSLYEPMLKKDGLIFSDNVLFKGMVAGEVKPTSRAVNSMVKKIRSFNKMLMDHPRFTSVLLPVGDGLMVTIKKEELKREGCEQYEDT; from the coding sequence ATGAAAAAAAATGAAAAGACAGTTAACTATCATACCTCTCTCATTCGTAAACGATCAGATGACATTATGGCGTTAGAGCAGATAGCCAAAAAAGATAACATTCCAATAATGGAGATCGATGGCATTGAGACGATGCTGCAATTTCTAAGGGTCCATCAATCACAGCGAATTTTAGAAATTGGTACAGCCATTGGCTATTCAGGAATTAGAATGTTACAAACTCTTCCAGAGGCCGAACTTTATACAATTGAGCGCGATGAAATCAGAATGGAAAACGCTGTTGAAAATGCCGTTAAATGCGGTGTGGGCAGTCGCTTTCACGTCATATCCGGTGATGCCCTTAATGTACATGAAACAGTTCGAGCTTATGCACCGTTCGATGTCTTATTTATAGATGCGGCTAAAGGACACTATTCATCGTTTTTTTCACTTTATGAGCCAATGCTAAAAAAAGACGGGCTTATTTTTTCTGATAATGTTCTGTTTAAAGGAATGGTGGCTGGTGAGGTGAAGCCCACAAGTAGAGCTGTAAACTCCATGGTTAAGAAAATTCGTTCCTTCAATAAGATGTTAATGGATCATCCAAGGTTTACGTCCGTTCTTTTGCCAGTAGGAGATGGTTTGATGGTTACCATAAAGAAAGAAGAATTGAAGAGAGAGGGCTGTGAGCAGTATGAAGATACCTGA
- the udk gene encoding uridine kinase translates to MSKKPVIIGVAGGSGSGKTTVANEIYCHFPEHSILMLEQDAYYKDQSHLPMEERLKTNYDHPLAFDNQLLLEHLQQLVVRQTVAKPVYDYANHTRSDDVVIVEPRDVIIVEGILILEDEDLRDMMDIKLFVDADSDLRIIRRLMRDIQERGRTIDSVIDQYTSVVRPMHLQFIEPTKRYADIIVPEGGHNRVAIDLMVTKIKTVLEEKAMI, encoded by the coding sequence ATGAGCAAAAAACCTGTCATCATTGGCGTAGCAGGCGGTTCAGGATCTGGGAAAACGACCGTTGCCAATGAAATTTACTGTCATTTTCCTGAGCATTCGATCCTAATGCTTGAGCAAGATGCCTATTATAAAGATCAAAGTCATTTACCGATGGAAGAGCGACTAAAGACCAATTATGATCACCCATTAGCTTTTGATAATCAATTATTACTAGAGCATTTACAACAATTAGTGGTGCGACAAACAGTAGCGAAACCTGTCTATGATTATGCGAACCACACCCGCTCTGATGATGTGGTCATAGTAGAGCCACGTGATGTAATTATTGTAGAAGGTATTTTAATTTTGGAAGATGAGGACTTACGTGATATGATGGATATTAAGTTGTTTGTTGACGCTGATTCGGATCTTCGAATTATTCGTAGGCTTATGAGGGATATTCAAGAACGAGGAAGAACAATTGACTCTGTCATTGATCAATATACATCCGTGGTAAGGCCTATGCATCTTCAGTTTATTGAACCGACTAAGCGGTATGCAGATATCATCGTTCCTGAAGGGGGACACAATCGCGTAGCTATCGATTTAATGGTGACTAAAATTAAAACGGTACTTGAGGAAAAGGCCATGATTTAA
- the mtnN gene encoding 5'-methylthioadenosine/S-adenosylhomocysteine nucleosidase — translation MRIGIIGAMEEEVELLKSKMTIADEAIIAGCEFFLGRLNNVEVVLSKSGIGKVNAAISTTLMNQLYFPDMIINTGSAGGFHQKMAVGDIVISTQVRYNDVDATVFGYEFGQVPRMPAFYEPDEKLIAVAEECATEIGVQSEKGLILSGDSFMSDHDRVEDIRQRFNNPYCSEMEAGAIAQVCHQFQTPFVIIRSLSDIAGKDAKVSYDQFLVKASVHSAKMVILMLEELRCSHG, via the coding sequence ATGCGGATTGGAATTATTGGTGCCATGGAAGAAGAGGTAGAATTATTAAAATCGAAAATGACAATAGCTGATGAAGCGATCATTGCCGGCTGCGAATTCTTTTTAGGTCGGTTAAATAACGTAGAAGTGGTACTATCTAAATCAGGTATTGGCAAGGTGAATGCGGCCATTAGTACAACATTAATGAATCAACTTTATTTTCCAGACATGATTATTAATACAGGCTCAGCTGGAGGGTTCCATCAAAAGATGGCGGTAGGTGATATCGTCATTTCGACACAGGTTCGGTATAATGATGTGGACGCCACCGTATTTGGTTATGAATTTGGACAAGTTCCACGCATGCCCGCCTTTTATGAACCAGATGAAAAACTTATTGCTGTAGCTGAAGAATGCGCCACTGAAATAGGTGTACAATCAGAGAAGGGTCTCATATTATCAGGCGATTCTTTTATGAGTGACCATGATAGGGTAGAGGATATTCGTCAACGCTTTAACAATCCTTATTGCTCCGAAATGGAGGCTGGAGCGATTGCTCAAGTGTGCCACCAATTTCAAACCCCTTTCGTTATTATAAGGTCGCTATCCGACATTGCAGGAAAAGACGCAAAAGTATCGTATGATCAGTTTCTCGTTAAAGCGTCAGTTCATTCAGCAAAAATGGTTATTCTAATGCTTGAAGAGTTACGGTGTTCACATGGATAA
- a CDS encoding U32 family peptidase: MDQQIVEKSVKSKRVITKKPELLAPAGNLEKLKVAVHYGADAVFIGGREFGLRSNADNFSIEEMAEGVRFANQYGAHIYVTTNIFAHNENMDGLQEYLKDLERVGIKGIIVADPLIIEMCKQAAPKLEIHLSTQQSLSNWQAVQFWKEEGLERVVLAREVGLQEMLEMKKNVAIEIETFIHGAMCISYSGRCVLSNHMTARDSNRGGCCQSCRWDYFLYEEGDNTTKEGEGKPLFTDEDAPFAMSPKDLNLIEAIPKLVDAGIDSLKVEGRMKSIHYVATVVSVYRKVIDAYCADPDHFTIDPQWLTELDKCANRPTAPAFFENIPGHEEQMFRTHSQKTTFDFAGVVLDYNEETQMVTLQQRNHFRPGDAIEFFGPDIDHFSQKVGIIWDEEGHEIDAARHPLQIVSFKVEKPVKPFNMMRKEQLT; the protein is encoded by the coding sequence ATGGATCAGCAAATAGTGGAAAAATCAGTTAAAAGCAAACGGGTCATTACAAAAAAACCTGAGCTTTTAGCGCCAGCAGGTAACTTGGAAAAATTAAAGGTTGCTGTACACTATGGTGCAGATGCTGTTTTCATCGGCGGAAGAGAGTTTGGCTTACGCTCGAATGCAGATAACTTTTCAATTGAAGAAATGGCAGAAGGTGTCCGTTTTGCTAATCAATATGGGGCCCACATTTATGTAACTACAAATATATTTGCTCATAATGAAAATATGGATGGTCTTCAAGAATATTTGAAAGATTTAGAACGAGTTGGCATAAAAGGTATTATCGTAGCCGACCCCTTAATTATTGAAATGTGTAAACAAGCAGCCCCTAAATTAGAAATTCATTTGTCTACACAGCAATCTCTTTCAAACTGGCAGGCTGTTCAGTTTTGGAAGGAAGAAGGACTTGAACGTGTCGTATTAGCCCGTGAAGTCGGATTGCAAGAAATGCTGGAAATGAAAAAAAACGTGGCTATCGAAATTGAGACATTTATTCATGGTGCCATGTGTATTTCGTATTCTGGCCGATGTGTATTAAGTAATCACATGACAGCGAGAGACTCTAACCGAGGCGGCTGCTGTCAATCGTGTCGTTGGGACTATTTTCTGTATGAAGAGGGCGATAATACTACAAAAGAAGGAGAAGGTAAACCGTTGTTTACAGACGAAGACGCGCCTTTTGCCATGTCTCCAAAGGATTTGAACTTAATTGAAGCAATTCCAAAACTTGTTGACGCTGGTATAGATAGTTTAAAAGTAGAAGGTAGAATGAAATCCATTCATTATGTCGCTACTGTTGTGAGCGTTTATAGAAAAGTAATCGATGCTTATTGCGCTGACCCTGATCATTTTACAATTGATCCCCAATGGCTAACGGAGCTTGATAAATGCGCGAATAGACCAACAGCGCCTGCTTTTTTTGAAAACATACCAGGTCATGAAGAACAAATGTTCCGCACACACAGCCAGAAAACGACCTTTGATTTTGCAGGAGTCGTATTAGATTATAACGAGGAAACACAGATGGTGACACTTCAACAGCGAAACCATTTTCGGCCAGGGGATGCGATAGAATTTTTCGGTCCGGATATCGACCACTTTTCTCAGAAAGTAGGTATTATTTGGGATGAAGAAGGTCATGAAATAGATGCAGCTCGTCATCCACTGCAAATTGTGTCCTTTAAAGTTGAGAAGCCTGTAAAACCATTCAATATGATGCGAAAGGAACAATTAACATGA
- a CDS encoding YrhC family protein: MTESQEKQLKDKVNDYRRFAFILIALSGFLMIGTVLPKEAVMSQGWLLAAVGGLLVLSVSLHGVAVKTEQLLLKEDD, encoded by the coding sequence ATGACAGAAAGTCAAGAAAAGCAATTGAAAGACAAAGTTAACGATTACCGTCGCTTTGCTTTTATTCTAATTGCTCTTTCTGGTTTTTTAATGATCGGTACAGTGCTGCCTAAAGAAGCAGTGATGTCGCAAGGTTGGCTGTTAGCAGCTGTAGGTGGATTGTTAGTCTTGTCTGTTTCCCTTCATGGTGTAGCGGTGAAAACAGAACAGTTGCTTTTAAAGGAAGATGACTAG
- a CDS encoding thiazole synthase, whose product MRLIKDGELSMTNEDSLIIGGKKLINRLFLGTGKYGDHRVMEEAMSQSATQVVTVAVRRVNFENEEEDIVSLIPDNIILMPNTSGARTAEEAIRIARLARASGLGNWVKIEVISDQKYLLPDNDETLKATDALVKEGFVVLPYMSPDLMVGKRLIEAGAEAVMPLGSPIGSNRGLRMKEMIQIMIDELSMPIIVDAGIGKPSEAAEAMEMGADAVLVNTAIATASEPIEMARAFDLAVKAGRMSYLAGLGSTSRRAQASSPLTGFLD is encoded by the coding sequence ATGCGTTTAATAAAGGATGGTGAACTATCAATGACGAATGAAGACTCGTTAATTATCGGTGGGAAGAAACTTATAAATCGTTTATTTTTAGGAACAGGTAAGTATGGAGATCATCGGGTTATGGAGGAAGCAATGTCACAATCAGCTACTCAGGTCGTCACTGTGGCAGTGAGACGAGTGAATTTTGAAAACGAGGAAGAAGATATCGTGAGCTTAATACCCGACAACATCATACTTATGCCTAATACGTCTGGTGCTCGAACTGCCGAAGAAGCAATAAGAATCGCAAGACTTGCGAGAGCATCTGGTTTAGGGAATTGGGTGAAGATTGAGGTTATTTCAGATCAGAAGTATTTATTACCTGATAACGACGAGACGTTAAAGGCGACAGATGCGTTAGTAAAGGAGGGGTTTGTAGTACTGCCCTATATGAGCCCGGATTTAATGGTCGGTAAGAGATTGATAGAAGCTGGCGCCGAAGCAGTTATGCCTTTAGGGTCGCCAATAGGTTCTAACAGAGGGTTACGTATGAAAGAGATGATTCAAATAATGATTGATGAATTATCGATGCCCATTATTGTTGATGCTGGTATAGGGAAGCCGTCAGAAGCTGCAGAAGCAATGGAGATGGGGGCGGATGCCGTGCTTGTTAACACAGCGATTGCCACAGCAAGTGAACCAATAGAGATGGCACGAGCATTTGATTTAGCAGTTAAAGCAGGAAGGATGAGCTATTTGGCTGGTTTAGGATCTACGTCTAGAAGAGCTCAAGCGTCATCGCCATTAACAGGTTTTTTAGATTAA
- a CDS encoding IS3 family transposase has translation MSRVGKCSDTRPIESFWRTLKCEKYYLNKYKTFEESSKVIGDYIHFYNHTRY, from the coding sequence ATGTCACGGGTTGGCAAATGTAGTGATACTCGACCAATCGAATCTTTTTGGAGAACACTGAAATGTGAGAAGTATTATTTAAATAAATACAAGACGTTTGAAGAGTCGTCTAAGGTAATAGGTGATTACATACATTTTTATAATCATACTAGATATTAA
- the mltG gene encoding endolytic transglycosylase MltG has translation MSDKKKLKEKHKLKMEEKKKEASLVRKIVLIFFISVILIGAIAAFAGYRYIMSSMGPVDESDDDVIEVTVPIGSNTSTIAEVLEEAGVINSAKMFTYYVRFQNESGFQAGDYRLAKSMSIEEIIEQLKEGRVIEDYAISFTIPEGLWVEDIFERVAEETDLEQDELLTIARDEDYLNELIESYNFLDEAILDEAIREPLEGYLFPARYDFVNEELEAEDVIEAMLDRTSSALANLPTEDMDGTFHELLTKASIIEGEAITDEERTTISGVIENRLQAGMPLQMDPTIAYAHGEHLSRTLYEHLDIESPYNTYRVTGLMPGPINNPGEASIAAVLSPESHNYLYFYHSPEGDIYFNENLSEHEAIVSEYQD, from the coding sequence GTGTCAGATAAGAAAAAATTGAAAGAAAAACATAAATTAAAAATGGAAGAAAAAAAGAAAGAGGCAAGCCTAGTGAGAAAAATCGTCCTTATTTTTTTTATAAGTGTTATCTTAATCGGAGCAATAGCTGCATTTGCTGGTTATCGGTACATCATGAGTAGTATGGGACCAGTTGATGAGAGTGATGACGATGTGATTGAGGTGACGGTTCCGATTGGATCGAATACGTCTACTATTGCAGAGGTACTTGAGGAAGCTGGTGTCATTAATAGTGCTAAGATGTTTACTTATTATGTCCGTTTTCAGAATGAATCTGGCTTTCAAGCAGGAGATTATCGTTTGGCAAAATCAATGAGTATTGAGGAAATTATCGAGCAATTAAAAGAAGGTCGTGTCATAGAAGATTATGCGATTTCGTTTACTATTCCAGAAGGTCTTTGGGTTGAAGATATCTTTGAAAGGGTAGCGGAAGAAACAGATTTAGAACAAGATGAATTGCTGACAATTGCCAGAGATGAAGATTATTTAAACGAACTTATTGAGAGCTACAATTTTCTTGATGAAGCGATTCTTGATGAAGCGATTAGAGAGCCATTAGAAGGCTATTTATTTCCAGCCAGATATGACTTTGTTAATGAGGAATTGGAGGCAGAAGACGTTATCGAAGCCATGCTAGATCGTACGAGCTCTGCCCTTGCCAACTTACCGACAGAAGATATGGATGGTACGTTCCATGAATTGCTTACGAAAGCATCCATTATTGAAGGCGAAGCAATTACTGATGAAGAGCGAACCACTATATCAGGTGTCATAGAAAATCGTCTCCAAGCAGGAATGCCGCTACAAATGGATCCCACTATTGCTTATGCCCATGGGGAGCATTTGTCACGTACACTGTATGAGCATCTTGATATTGAATCGCCATACAATACGTATAGAGTGACAGGTCTTATGCCAGGACCGATTAATAACCCTGGAGAAGCATCGATCGCAGCAGTGTTATCACCTGAATCACATAATTATTTATATTTCTATCATTCGCCTGAAGGGGACATTTATTTTAATGAAAACTTGTCAGAGCATGAAGCTATAGTAAGTGAGTATCAAGATTAG
- a CDS encoding transposase, with protein MGKNGGVIKKILWDHFAGFWEIQDHRFPKDYQNDIYETVDKAMKCGSRDLGFAKYECLGCQGETKPVFIGFTCKSRFCHKCGKKYTDEWSDKQEEMIFDVPHRHMVFTIPEELRKVFFRDRYKLNELSKEVAEVFKNYFYHKSKKRRMEVGVITVIHTFGRDLKFNPHIHALVTEGALDRHKEWVPSEYISYHYLRKSWQKLVLDLMKRWFPQNDRTDELINDLYQRYPHGFYVNAETKMKHAKGAAKYIGRYLARPAIAEYRITSYNGQTVKFWYEDHRTGQRKDVAWPVYKFIFKLLQHIPPKHFRIVGRFGLYSRRSHKQANAILKLYTFVRVRKISLLLETSKKKKTYRQRMIEEFERDPYQCPHCQREMELTMIWPADHGYLYHYMEGMTILKTEMKRRREMDAIKRRAG; from the coding sequence GTGGGTAAAAATGGTGGTGTGATTAAGAAAATCTTATGGGATCATTTTGCTGGCTTTTGGGAAATACAGGATCATCGTTTTCCTAAGGATTACCAAAACGATATTTATGAAACGGTTGATAAGGCAATGAAGTGTGGTTCAAGGGATCTCGGGTTTGCTAAGTATGAGTGCTTAGGTTGTCAAGGAGAAACGAAGCCTGTATTTATTGGATTTACATGTAAGAGTCGCTTTTGCCATAAGTGTGGAAAGAAGTATACGGATGAATGGTCGGATAAACAAGAAGAGATGATTTTCGATGTTCCTCATCGGCATATGGTTTTTACAATTCCTGAAGAATTAAGAAAAGTATTTTTTCGGGATCGTTATAAATTGAATGAATTGAGTAAAGAAGTGGCGGAGGTATTTAAGAATTACTTCTATCACAAAAGTAAAAAGCGTCGGATGGAAGTAGGCGTGATCACGGTGATTCATACATTTGGTCGTGATCTAAAATTTAATCCTCATATTCATGCTCTTGTGACAGAAGGAGCTCTAGATCGTCACAAAGAGTGGGTTCCTAGTGAGTACATATCTTATCATTATTTAAGAAAGTCTTGGCAGAAGCTTGTGCTGGATCTCATGAAGAGGTGGTTTCCTCAAAACGATAGGACTGACGAACTCATTAATGATTTGTATCAAAGGTACCCACATGGTTTCTATGTGAATGCCGAGACAAAAATGAAACATGCTAAAGGAGCTGCCAAGTATATTGGGCGTTACTTAGCTAGACCAGCTATAGCTGAATATCGAATCACATCTTATAACGGACAAACCGTTAAGTTTTGGTATGAAGATCATCGTACAGGACAACGAAAAGATGTGGCATGGCCCGTTTATAAATTTATTTTTAAACTTCTTCAACACATCCCACCAAAACATTTTCGAATAGTGGGACGTTTTGGTCTGTATAGTCGTCGGTCTCATAAACAAGCGAATGCCATTTTAAAGCTATATACGTTTGTAAGGGTAAGAAAGATTTCCTTATTGTTAGAGACGTCGAAGAAAAAGAAAACCTATCGGCAACGGATGATCGAAGAGTTTGAACGTGATCCTTATCAGTGTCCTCATTGTCAGAGAGAAATGGAGCTTACGATGATATGGCCCGCAGACCATGGGTATCTTTATCACTATATGGAAGGGATGACCATTTTAAAAACAGAAATGAAGAGAAGGAGGGAAATGGATGCGATCAAACGACGAGCAGGATAA
- a CDS encoding DUF1292 domain-containing protein, translating to MSEYKMNEASDDDRIVIPDENGDEHLFQVLFTFDVDSTGNSYMVLAPEGSNESEEDEVEVHAFRYEEPEGGELSLYAIETDAEWDMVEELLNTFADGELEEEN from the coding sequence TATAAAATGAATGAAGCGAGTGATGATGATCGAATTGTTATTCCAGATGAGAACGGTGATGAGCATTTGTTTCAAGTTTTATTCACCTTCGATGTAGATTCAACGGGTAACTCTTATATGGTATTAGCTCCCGAAGGGTCAAATGAGAGCGAAGAGGATGAAGTTGAAGTGCATGCTTTTCGTTATGAAGAGCCCGAAGGGGGAGAACTTTCCCTCTATGCTATTGAAACAGATGCAGAATGGGACATGGTTGAAGAGCTCTTAAATACGTTTGCCGACGGGGAACTAGAAGAAGAGAATTAA